AGAAAAATTGTTCCGATAAAAATACTTGATGTTCTTTCTCCCTTAATTCTTGACATTGCCTTGCCTTGTCTGATTTTTACAAATATTATTTATCGTTTCGAGCCGCAAAATTTTCCTACATGGTGGACTCTGCCCCTTTGGTGGATTGGATTTACTATTGTAACAATATTGTTGTCATTTATTGGTATGATACTGATAAAAAAGAAATACAGGCCGGAAATTGGTATTAGCTTATTATATCCAAATGCTATTTTCGTTCCAATGATTATTATTCAAAATCTTTTTGGTGATAATTCATCCTTATTGGTAGAGCTTTTTATAATTACACTGATTTTCCCTGTTTTTATGTTTAATACCTATCACCTGTTTTTTCATACTAAAGAGTCTTCAAAGAACAAATTTAATTGGAGTAAATTTTTTAATCCGATTCTGATAGTTACAGTTCTTGCTATTGCAATTCGACTGTTGGGTGTTTCTGAAAGTGTTCCGAATGCAGTCCTTTCAATAACAAAAATTTTGGGGAATACTGCTTTACCTTTAATTCTGCTTTTAATAGGCGGAAACGTTTATGTTGATTTTCAAAAAAGAGGAAAAATCCAACTTAATTCAATATTATTATTTGTAGCACTAAAAAATTTCCTTTTCCCCGGTGTTGTTCTTTTATTGCTGATAATTATAAAACCGGCGTTTTCTGTAGCATTTTTAATTTTTCTTCTCAGTGTAGTGCCGCCAATTACAGCTGTTCCGATTTTAACAAATAAGGCTGGAGGAGATGCTTCTTTAACAAATCAATTTTTAATATCAAGTTTTTTAGTATCTGTTATTTCAATACCTTTAGGAATGTTGGTATTTGAAAATTTTTTCTCATTAAATTAAAAATAATATGAAATCATTAAAAAAAAAATAACAATATTATTATGACAGAATAAAAAACCCGGCAGAACATGCACGGCAAATATTAGAAATGTATTGAATGGAAAATTTATGTGGAACATACAATATTATTAAAACCGATATTCAAAACAGAATATCAGAGTTCAAATCTGTATGGATTCATGCTGATGAGAAAAAATTATTTCAAGAACTTGCTTTTTGTCTTCTCACTCCACAATCGAAAGCAAAAAATGCTTGGAAATCAATAATGATTTTGACAAAAAATCAAAAGATTTATGAAGCAGAAGCCAATGCTATTGCTGAAGATTTGAATTTAGTGAGGTTTAGAAACAACAAATCTCGCTACATTGTAGAAGCTCGTAAAAAGTTTTTAAATAATTCCAAAGGAATCAGAGAAACTTTGAATGAACAGAAATCAATATTTGAAAAAAGAGATTGGCTCAATAAAAATATAAAAGGTTTTGGATTAAAAGAATCAAGTCATTTTCTGCGAAATATTGGATTTGTCGAAGATATTGCAATTTTAGACAGGCATATTCTTAAAAATTTAAAAAAATATAATGTCATTGATGAGATTCCTAAAGCTGTTTCAGAAAAAAAATATTACGAAATTGAAAGAAAGATGAAGAACTTTGCAAATAAAATTAAAATTCCTCTTGAGCATCTTGATTTAATTTTTTGGTATAATGAAGCTAATACTATTTTTAAATAAAAATTTTATCAAATAATATGAAAATAGCACCAACATGAATATCATAAAAAAAATATTCAGATTTTATATTGACGGCTTTAGAAATATAGACAAATACGGAATTAAATTATGGATAATAATTGCAATCAAGCTTTTTATTATGTTTATAATACTGAAAGTCTTTTTCTTTCCTGATTTTTTGAATTCGAAATTCAATACAGAAAAAGAAAAAGGAGATTATGTAATTGAAACATTAACTAAAAATTAGGTG
The genomic region above belongs to Bacteroidales bacterium and contains:
- a CDS encoding DUF4492 domain-containing protein, yielding MNIIKKIFRFYIDGFRNIDKYGIKLWIIIAIKLFIMFIILKVFFFPDFLNSKFNTEKEKGDYVIETLTKN
- a CDS encoding AEC family transporter yields the protein MIVFFKVFESIVILFGIGIIGFTIISRKIVPIKILDVLSPLILDIALPCLIFTNIIYRFEPQNFPTWWTLPLWWIGFTIVTILLSFIGMILIKKKYRPEIGISLLYPNAIFVPMIIIQNLFGDNSSLLVELFIITLIFPVFMFNTYHLFFHTKESSKNKFNWSKFFNPILIVTVLAIAIRLLGVSESVPNAVLSITKILGNTALPLILLLIGGNVYVDFQKRGKIQLNSILLFVALKNFLFPGVVLLLLIIIKPAFSVAFLIFLLSVVPPITAVPILTNKAGGDASLTNQFLISSFLVSVISIPLGMLVFENFFSLN
- a CDS encoding N-glycosylase/DNA lyase, with the protein product MENLCGTYNIIKTDIQNRISEFKSVWIHADEKKLFQELAFCLLTPQSKAKNAWKSIMILTKNQKIYEAEANAIAEDLNLVRFRNNKSRYIVEARKKFLNNSKGIRETLNEQKSIFEKRDWLNKNIKGFGLKESSHFLRNIGFVEDIAILDRHILKNLKKYNVIDEIPKAVSEKKYYEIERKMKNFANKIKIPLEHLDLIFWYNEANTIFK